A portion of the Cyanobium sp. PCC 7001 genome contains these proteins:
- a CDS encoding DUF6716 putative glycosyltransferase has translation MRVLLVADTALARTGCMHLGASLRRQGVEVLEEPPLDLEALATSDLLLRLDAVGLFVRSDKLPPFLRRLHQAAALRGIPPVAVFSGPSAPLMGDALVADLLPRLDVDLLCLHGQHQSEDLADLLRTSGHRAPASVELGLWGVGPRHPGTDESAGEQPSRDQLPRPRHLVFLEQADLPPAPGARERLLEMLERLSEASPNWVVTVQADPFRTDPPDPPPQDPSLADLLLQRSRPSSLRFSPAEAWRPCLERAGVCATISSPLLWQALARSCPLLLLGDYGIRTDMDGPLLFGSGLMQRLSSCEHLDALLDLPPPNPAWLHALGWSIQPDAEPLVRWLAGRPRGPAGRDAHGEGR, from the coding sequence ATGAGAGTCCTGCTGGTGGCGGACACGGCCCTGGCACGGACAGGCTGCATGCACCTCGGGGCCAGCCTGCGTCGGCAGGGGGTCGAGGTGCTCGAGGAGCCGCCCCTCGATCTGGAGGCTCTCGCCACCAGCGATCTGCTGCTGCGGCTCGATGCCGTCGGATTGTTCGTGCGGTCCGACAAGCTGCCCCCGTTCCTGCGCCGCCTCCATCAGGCAGCGGCCCTGCGCGGGATCCCGCCGGTGGCGGTGTTCAGCGGCCCAAGCGCCCCCTTGATGGGGGATGCGCTTGTGGCCGACCTGCTGCCTCGACTGGACGTGGACCTGCTCTGTCTGCACGGACAGCACCAGAGTGAGGACCTGGCCGACCTGCTGCGCACCAGCGGGCATCGGGCCCCGGCTTCGGTGGAACTCGGACTCTGGGGAGTGGGACCGCGCCATCCGGGGACCGATGAGAGCGCCGGGGAGCAACCATCCAGGGACCAACTGCCGCGTCCGAGGCACCTGGTGTTTCTGGAGCAGGCCGACCTGCCACCGGCTCCCGGAGCGCGGGAACGCCTGCTGGAGATGCTGGAGCGTCTCAGCGAGGCCTCCCCCAACTGGGTCGTGACGGTCCAGGCGGATCCGTTCCGAACTGATCCTCCAGACCCGCCACCCCAGGATCCCAGCCTGGCGGACCTGCTGCTGCAACGATCTCGCCCCAGCTCCCTCCGGTTCTCCCCGGCGGAAGCCTGGCGGCCATGCCTGGAGAGGGCAGGGGTCTGCGCCACCATCAGCAGCCCACTGCTGTGGCAGGCTCTGGCCCGCTCCTGCCCGCTGCTCCTGCTGGGCGACTACGGCATCCGCACGGACATGGACGGCCCCCTGCTGTTCGGCTCCGGACTCATGCAGCGCCTCAGCAGCTGCGAGCACCTCGACGCCCTGCTGGACCTCCCCCCCCCCAACCCGGCATGGCTGCATGCACTGGGCTGGAGCATCCAGCCGGATGCCGAGCCGTTGGTGCGATGGCTGGCCGGGCGCCCCAGG
- a CDS encoding DUF6716 putative glycosyltransferase produces MSRLDGRQIAAIASFDSFGKTAMTMLSQCRRQNARTTLYLLEIQGRRLSRRQLLEIQRIDARVTIVRQEWQALRQMRSSLAELDVLVLGLDGQRTREVQLLLQSDITEGRWPLTVSAYPGILFRHQIEGMMDRSGVDLLCLNSPVDLELYRQACEAQGLSADNAVVTGLPILWNLHHGRRGPGENPTIVFFEQPSVPANPLQRHYICNRLNDLAKRWPEHTVIFKPRTSGVERTLHRRHGEMASRIEKLMRKSPNLQINYKPSLALLRQCGCAITVSSTAAMESMALGISTRIVADLGVNETLGNHYFMGSNTVRSFEAIIADPFTPIHDEGWLDRHGRCQNGAGRFVEALAERLEQGNTTRGALSTASLGPPGWGAEAWQAYALRHGGRRMLSSAGNRSRHKTTSRGKNAVRYLRDLLLGLRWVENFVRGR; encoded by the coding sequence ATGAGCCGGCTCGACGGGAGGCAGATCGCGGCGATCGCCAGCTTCGATTCCTTCGGGAAGACAGCAATGACGATGCTCTCGCAGTGCCGCCGCCAGAACGCCCGAACCACCCTGTACCTCCTGGAGATCCAGGGACGGCGCCTCTCGCGCCGCCAGCTGCTGGAGATTCAGCGCATCGATGCGAGGGTCACGATCGTGCGCCAGGAGTGGCAGGCCCTGCGCCAGATGCGCAGCTCCCTGGCGGAGCTCGATGTGCTGGTGCTCGGACTGGATGGCCAGCGCACCCGGGAAGTGCAGCTGCTGCTGCAGTCGGACATCACGGAGGGCCGCTGGCCGCTCACGGTGAGTGCCTATCCCGGCATCCTCTTCCGCCACCAGATCGAAGGAATGATGGACCGCTCCGGCGTCGACCTCCTCTGCCTGAACTCCCCGGTGGATCTGGAGCTCTACCGGCAGGCCTGCGAGGCCCAGGGGCTCAGTGCCGACAACGCGGTGGTCACAGGGCTCCCCATCCTCTGGAACCTGCATCACGGCCGCCGGGGCCCCGGAGAGAACCCCACCATCGTCTTCTTCGAACAGCCCTCCGTACCGGCCAATCCCCTCCAGCGCCACTACATCTGCAACCGTCTCAACGACCTGGCCAAGCGCTGGCCGGAGCACACCGTGATCTTCAAGCCCCGGACCTCCGGCGTGGAACGCACCCTGCACCGCCGGCACGGGGAGATGGCGAGCCGGATCGAGAAACTGATGCGGAAGTCTCCCAATCTCCAGATCAACTACAAGCCCAGCCTGGCCCTCCTGCGCCAGTGCGGCTGTGCGATCACCGTCTCCTCCACGGCAGCCATGGAATCCATGGCTCTGGGCATCAGCACCCGAATCGTGGCGGATCTGGGTGTGAACGAAACCCTGGGCAACCACTACTTCATGGGGTCCAACACCGTCCGCAGCTTCGAGGCGATCATCGCTGACCCCTTCACGCCGATCCACGATGAAGGCTGGCTCGACCGCCACGGCCGCTGTCAGAACGGCGCTGGCCGTTTCGTCGAAGCCCTGGCCGAACGCCTGGAGCAGGGCAACACAACCAGGGGGGCACTGTCCACCGCCTCCCTGGGGCCACCGGGCTGGGGGGCGGAGGCCTGGCAGGCCTATGCCCTGCGCCACGGGGGCCGCCGGATGCTGAGCAGCGCTGGCAACCGCTCACGCCACAAGACCACCAGCCGCGGCAAAAATGCGGTGCGCTATCTGCGGGATCTGCTGCTGGGCCTGCGCTGGGTGGAGAACTTCGTCCGCGGCCGATGA
- a CDS encoding cytidylyltransferase domain-containing protein codes for MEAEIQPREQPAPVIDPTLQALALIPARGGSKGIPGKNLQPVGGVPLVCRTIAAALAANSVGRAVVSTDDPAIADASSAAGAEVVTRPEALAGDAASSESALLHALEQLAQDGPLPPLFVFLQCTSPFTTGAQIDAVVRQLQTSSANTAMAVIPWHGFLWSRDPSGWGRGVNHDASLPRQRRQDLEPCYLETGAIYALRTAPFLAARNRFVPPLLPVEVDGPAPEIDTPLDLAVCRQLAGLLDPDPAGGAA; via the coding sequence ATGGAAGCGGAGATCCAACCTCGTGAGCAGCCTGCCCCAGTCATCGATCCGACCCTTCAGGCCCTGGCCCTGATCCCGGCCCGGGGTGGCTCCAAGGGCATTCCCGGCAAGAATCTGCAGCCCGTGGGGGGGGTCCCCCTGGTGTGCCGCACCATCGCTGCAGCTCTGGCGGCGAACAGCGTCGGCCGCGCCGTTGTGAGCACCGACGACCCCGCCATCGCTGACGCGTCCAGCGCGGCTGGCGCCGAGGTCGTTACCAGGCCCGAGGCCCTCGCCGGCGATGCCGCCTCATCGGAGTCCGCCCTGCTGCACGCGCTCGAACAGCTGGCACAGGACGGGCCACTCCCCCCCCTGTTCGTCTTCCTTCAGTGCACATCGCCCTTCACCACGGGCGCGCAGATCGACGCGGTGGTGAGGCAGCTGCAGACCTCCTCCGCCAACACGGCGATGGCCGTGATCCCCTGGCATGGCTTCCTCTGGAGCCGGGATCCATCCGGCTGGGGCCGCGGGGTGAATCACGACGCCAGCCTCCCCAGGCAGCGGCGCCAGGATCTGGAGCCGTGTTATCTCGAGACCGGCGCCATCTACGCGCTGCGCACCGCCCCCTTCCTGGCAGCACGGAACCGCTTTGTGCCCCCTCTGCTGCCCGTCGAGGTGGACGGACCGGCCCCGGAGATCGACACGCCGCTGGATCTGGCGGTGTGCCGTCAGCTGGCCGGGCTGCTCGATCCCGATCCCGCCGGAGGTGCCGCATGA
- a CDS encoding capsular polysaccharide biosynthesis protein, translated as MLGLPDPLVLAHTTLSDLLAPARLVVGRQACQRRKLNALLVWGRRPSGRWGEQAARRHNVPLWRVEDAFLRSVDPGPGAPPLGVLLDDRGIHYDASRPSRLEALIAAGLDHGQRQRAQALARAWRHQRVSKVNAAAESPVPDEDFVLVVDQVADDAAIRYGSASAASFSAMLQSALEDFPRHRILLKTHPDVVSGRRRGHFPQEALQHPRVSACIDGGHPAGLLEAATAVYVVTSQMGFEALIWGRPVHCFGMPFYAGWGLTQDRLAPPAHGGRRHGADVESLIHSCLVSYARYLDPETGQITTPERLIAHVGLQRRQRSTVPRNLEVFGIAGWKRNAVRRFQRSLTPRRLRFRGFHARPSTSGDCRSLVWGKRVGRGLRQAGVPLIHAEDGFLRSVGQGWWLRWVPPISWVVDHSGIYYDASGPSDLETFLATHPFSDSERRRAAALRHRIVASRLTKYNLTAPPWRRPAHLGERPVLLVPGQVEVDLSIRYGVPAEASVRSNLQLLCAVRAAHPEAFLIYKPHPDVISGRQRPGPGEEQAHRHCDLVLPDAPMEALLEAVDGVHVRTSITGFEALLRGIPVTTWGMPFYAGWGLSQDRLQCPRRGRSLQLDDLVFAALIHYPVYLSLATGCYTTPERAVEELTLLRQGHRRFPAPEPRWLEVFGLTLPPGIRFSLAQARARLRVWFPDGHC; from the coding sequence GTGCTCGGGCTGCCGGACCCCCTGGTTCTGGCGCACACCACCCTGAGCGATCTGCTGGCGCCAGCCAGGCTCGTGGTGGGACGGCAGGCCTGCCAGCGGCGGAAGCTGAATGCCCTGCTGGTCTGGGGTCGACGCCCCAGCGGCCGCTGGGGGGAGCAGGCGGCCCGACGCCACAACGTCCCCCTCTGGCGGGTCGAGGACGCCTTCCTCCGGTCCGTGGATCCCGGCCCCGGCGCTCCGCCCCTCGGGGTTCTGCTGGACGATCGGGGCATCCACTACGACGCCTCGCGGCCGAGCCGACTGGAGGCCCTGATCGCCGCCGGACTCGATCACGGACAGCGGCAGCGGGCCCAGGCCCTGGCCAGGGCCTGGCGCCACCAGCGGGTGAGCAAGGTGAATGCGGCAGCCGAGTCGCCCGTGCCCGACGAGGACTTCGTGCTGGTGGTGGACCAGGTGGCCGATGACGCGGCCATCCGCTACGGAAGCGCCTCCGCGGCGAGCTTCAGCGCCATGCTGCAGTCCGCACTGGAGGATTTTCCCCGCCATCGCATCCTGCTCAAGACCCACCCCGATGTGGTGAGCGGCAGGCGGCGCGGACACTTCCCCCAGGAGGCCCTCCAGCATCCCCGGGTGAGCGCCTGCATCGATGGCGGCCATCCCGCCGGGCTGCTCGAGGCGGCGACGGCGGTGTACGTGGTGACCTCCCAGATGGGATTCGAGGCCCTGATCTGGGGCAGGCCGGTGCACTGCTTCGGCATGCCCTTCTACGCGGGCTGGGGCCTCACCCAGGACCGCCTGGCTCCACCAGCCCATGGCGGACGCCGGCACGGCGCCGATGTCGAGAGCCTGATCCACAGCTGCCTGGTGAGCTATGCCCGTTACCTGGACCCCGAAACCGGGCAGATCACCACACCCGAACGGTTGATCGCCCATGTGGGGCTGCAGCGGCGCCAGCGCTCCACCGTGCCCCGCAACCTGGAGGTGTTCGGCATCGCCGGCTGGAAACGCAATGCCGTGCGCCGTTTTCAGCGGAGCCTCACCCCCCGCCGCCTGCGGTTCCGCGGCTTCCATGCCCGCCCCTCCACCTCCGGGGATTGCCGCTCGCTGGTGTGGGGCAAGCGTGTCGGCCGCGGCCTCCGGCAGGCGGGAGTTCCCCTGATCCACGCGGAGGATGGTTTTCTCCGCTCCGTTGGCCAGGGCTGGTGGCTGCGCTGGGTGCCCCCGATCTCCTGGGTGGTGGACCACAGCGGCATCTACTACGACGCCTCCGGCCCCAGCGATCTGGAAACCTTCCTGGCCACGCATCCGTTCAGTGATTCCGAGCGCCGGCGTGCCGCCGCCCTGCGCCACCGGATCGTGGCCTCGCGCCTCACCAAGTACAACCTCACGGCCCCACCCTGGCGACGCCCCGCTCACCTGGGGGAACGGCCCGTGCTGCTGGTGCCCGGCCAGGTGGAGGTGGACCTCTCCATCCGCTACGGCGTGCCGGCGGAGGCCAGTGTGCGCAGCAACCTCCAGCTCCTCTGCGCCGTCCGCGCCGCCCATCCGGAGGCCTTCCTGATCTACAAACCCCACCCGGATGTGATCTCCGGCCGCCAGCGTCCCGGTCCTGGCGAAGAGCAGGCGCACCGGCACTGCGACCTTGTGCTTCCGGATGCTCCCATGGAGGCCCTGCTGGAGGCGGTGGATGGGGTGCACGTGCGCACCTCGATCACGGGCTTCGAGGCCCTGTTGCGGGGCATCCCCGTCACCACCTGGGGAATGCCCTTCTACGCCGGCTGGGGCCTCAGCCAGGATCGGCTGCAATGCCCCAGACGCGGGCGGAGCCTGCAGCTCGATGATCTGGTCTTCGCGGCCCTGATCCACTATCCGGTGTATCTGAGTCTGGCCACCGGCTGCTACACCACGCCGGAGCGGGCGGTCGAGGAGCTGACCCTGCTGCGCCAGGGGCATCGCCGCTTCCCGGCGCCTGAGCCGCGCTGGCTGGAGGTCTTCGGCCTGACACTGCCGCCTGGAATTCGCTTCAGCCTGGCCCAGGCCCGGGCCCGCCTGCGCGTCTGGTTCCCCGATGGCCACTGCTAG
- a CDS encoding 1-acyl-sn-glycerol-3-phosphate acyltransferase: protein MALVSVQVQIEGPVLLLMGPIGLFFSRLWRYLHDSGVPAYKISFPLHEFGFPGRARIPYSGSMQDWPAFLRGVIEEKGIRHLFMYGDFIDPHRLAIQVANDMGVDAYVFELGYVRPNYVTLERDRVNCRSNLNRPVEFYEALPPVSSLPQARLDPGWRWRKIWKAPTFIQHAFTRYRIIEGEHKLQPSPGFLWCQVRGSVRYWMYRLEERKLKRLLVENLSFFLAVLQVSSDSQITMGSGFRGMHDFIETVIVSFAAHAHPSDHLAFKHHPRDRGYNNYKGLIRLLAEREGVAGRVHYFHDGPLSAFIRTCRGVVTVNSTVGLQALFHAAPTKVLGQTFYNLRGLTDQQSLDDFWVSPQPSHRPLFYRFYHHLVTTTQVNGNFDGEFPFRDTLPVSSVARSSTALLTAGRPNVRGWVLPFRVAYRLLCFLLMYLAYALELLALTLGLRRIASRLLTSVARFGLRALGLDVIVDDSLLNAEDDRPRIHIWNHNSPFDVFAIQAYLRMPAVTTSGLHLNRLLPFFDRSASNAGHVLLDHRQPDQRRSSLWQASQVLERHGQLMIAPNGSLRTSILHRASASAFLLARRHQAIVVPWWFEYRGLEGIDAATLYKPLRLLAQRLCAPRAVLHCRQGRPEDLQLQPEERHRDGFSRRVIAYYSQDAAGWAEAHHSAAS, encoded by the coding sequence GTGGCATTGGTCAGCGTTCAGGTGCAGATCGAAGGCCCCGTGCTGCTGCTGATGGGTCCGATCGGTCTCTTTTTTTCGCGGCTGTGGCGCTACCTGCACGATTCGGGCGTGCCGGCCTACAAGATCTCCTTTCCGCTCCACGAGTTCGGCTTCCCAGGCCGCGCCCGAATCCCCTACAGCGGCTCGATGCAGGACTGGCCGGCATTCCTGCGCGGCGTGATCGAGGAGAAAGGGATTCGCCATCTGTTCATGTATGGCGATTTCATCGACCCCCACCGTCTTGCCATTCAAGTGGCCAACGACATGGGTGTGGATGCCTATGTCTTTGAGCTCGGCTACGTCCGACCCAACTACGTCACCCTTGAGCGGGATCGTGTCAATTGCCGATCCAATCTCAATCGACCCGTTGAATTCTACGAGGCGCTGCCGCCTGTCTCCAGTCTGCCGCAGGCGCGACTGGATCCTGGCTGGCGTTGGCGCAAGATCTGGAAGGCGCCCACATTCATTCAGCATGCCTTCACCCGTTACCGCATCATTGAGGGTGAACACAAACTGCAGCCATCCCCGGGATTTCTCTGGTGCCAGGTCCGCGGATCCGTGCGCTATTGGATGTACAGGTTGGAGGAGCGCAAGCTCAAGCGACTGCTGGTGGAGAACCTTTCCTTCTTCCTTGCAGTTCTTCAGGTTTCCAGCGATTCCCAGATCACGATGGGATCGGGATTCCGTGGCATGCACGACTTCATTGAAACGGTGATCGTCTCGTTTGCCGCCCACGCTCATCCGTCCGATCACCTGGCCTTCAAGCACCACCCCCGTGACCGCGGTTACAACAATTACAAGGGGTTGATCCGCCTGCTGGCGGAGCGGGAGGGTGTGGCCGGCCGGGTGCACTACTTCCACGACGGTCCCCTCAGTGCCTTCATTCGTACCTGCCGCGGCGTGGTGACCGTCAACAGCACCGTGGGGCTTCAGGCGCTGTTCCATGCTGCCCCCACCAAGGTGCTGGGGCAGACGTTCTACAACCTGCGGGGTCTCACGGATCAGCAGTCTCTTGATGATTTCTGGGTGTCACCCCAGCCCAGCCATCGCCCGCTCTTCTACCGCTTCTACCACCATCTCGTCACCACGACCCAGGTCAATGGCAACTTTGATGGGGAGTTTCCCTTTCGGGACACCCTGCCAGTGTCTTCTGTGGCACGATCCAGCACGGCTCTGCTGACTGCCGGCCGTCCCAACGTCAGAGGCTGGGTGCTTCCCTTCAGGGTGGCCTATCGGCTCCTGTGCTTCCTGTTGATGTACCTGGCCTATGCCCTGGAGCTGCTGGCCCTCACCCTGGGCTTGCGGAGGATCGCCAGTCGCCTGCTCACCAGCGTGGCACGCTTCGGCCTCAGGGCCCTTGGGCTGGACGTCATCGTGGATGACAGTTTGCTCAATGCCGAGGACGACAGGCCTCGCATTCACATCTGGAACCACAACAGTCCCTTCGATGTGTTTGCGATCCAGGCCTATCTCCGGATGCCGGCCGTCACCACCTCCGGGCTGCACCTCAACCGGCTATTGCCGTTCTTCGACCGCTCCGCCAGCAACGCCGGCCACGTGCTGCTCGACCATCGACAGCCCGACCAGCGGCGCAGCAGTCTGTGGCAGGCCTCCCAGGTGCTTGAACGCCACGGCCAGCTGATGATCGCGCCCAACGGGTCGCTGCGGACGTCGATCCTTCACCGGGCCTCCGCCAGTGCCTTTCTGCTGGCCAGGCGGCATCAGGCCATCGTGGTGCCTTGGTGGTTCGAATACCGGGGGCTGGAGGGCATCGACGCCGCCACCCTCTACAAGCCCCTCCGGCTTCTGGCCCAGCGCCTCTGCGCTCCCAGGGCCGTGCTGCACTGCCGCCAGGGCCGTCCGGAGGACCTCCAGCTTCAGCCCGAGGAACGGCATCGCGACGGCTTTTCCCGTCGGGTGATCGCGTACTACTCCCAGGATGCGGCGGGGTGGGCTGAGGCCCACCACAGCGCGGCATCCTGA
- a CDS encoding beta-ketoacyl synthase, whose product MSQERIAITGMGVVSPLGCGVEPCWTHYLTGQSGIRLLEQEWAAALPSRLAGVVPGDPTASLEPLQKRRLDRYSQLALLAALEAWDQAQLSPAEQGDGARIAVVVGCGIGGLETMGQQYRTLLERGPARVNPVTVPMLIPNAAAGQISIALGAHAGAHTPVSACASSAEALLWALMLLRDDRADVVIAGGSEAPVNPLGLAGFSAMRALSTRNATPELASSPYGRDRDGFVIAEGAGILVLERERDARSRGAHCAGFLLDAGSTADAHHMVTPDPQGTQACAAMQQALGRSGLSLDDLGFIQAHATGTPMGDLAEAQAISCFLGRRHSEIPVTAPKGQFGHMLGGAGAVETIMALRALQSGLIPVSVNAEPRDPAIRLHLVTEQPAALAAPSHSRSALKNAFGFGGHNISLVLQSA is encoded by the coding sequence GTGAGCCAGGAGAGGATCGCCATCACCGGCATGGGCGTGGTGTCCCCCCTCGGCTGTGGTGTTGAGCCTTGCTGGACCCACTACCTGACAGGACAGTCCGGCATCCGGCTGCTGGAGCAGGAGTGGGCAGCGGCACTGCCCTCCCGGCTGGCCGGGGTGGTGCCCGGTGATCCCACCGCAAGTCTGGAGCCGCTGCAGAAACGGCGCCTGGACCGCTATTCCCAGCTGGCCCTGCTCGCCGCTCTGGAGGCGTGGGACCAGGCTCAGCTCAGCCCAGCCGAGCAGGGGGACGGCGCCAGGATTGCCGTGGTGGTCGGCTGTGGCATCGGTGGTCTGGAGACCATGGGGCAGCAGTACCGCACCCTGCTGGAGCGGGGGCCGGCCAGGGTCAATCCCGTCACCGTTCCGATGCTGATTCCCAATGCCGCAGCGGGGCAGATCAGCATCGCTCTGGGGGCCCACGCAGGAGCCCACACCCCCGTCTCCGCCTGTGCGTCTTCCGCGGAAGCTCTGTTGTGGGCCCTGATGCTGTTGCGGGATGACCGGGCCGACGTGGTGATCGCCGGAGGATCGGAAGCGCCGGTGAACCCGCTGGGCCTAGCCGGATTCAGCGCCATGCGGGCCCTCTCCACCCGCAACGCCACCCCGGAGCTGGCCTCCAGTCCCTACGGCCGCGACCGGGACGGTTTCGTGATTGCCGAAGGAGCCGGCATCCTGGTGCTCGAACGGGAGCGGGACGCCCGCAGCCGCGGGGCGCACTGCGCAGGTTTTCTGCTCGACGCGGGCAGCACGGCCGATGCCCACCACATGGTGACCCCCGATCCCCAGGGCACCCAGGCCTGTGCCGCCATGCAGCAGGCCCTGGGCCGCAGTGGCCTCAGTCTCGACGACCTCGGCTTCATCCAGGCCCATGCCACCGGCACACCAATGGGCGACCTTGCCGAAGCCCAGGCCATCTCCTGCTTCCTCGGCCGTCGCCACAGTGAGATTCCGGTCACGGCACCCAAGGGCCAGTTCGGCCACATGCTCGGAGGCGCGGGGGCCGTGGAGACGATCATGGCCCTGCGCGCCCTCCAGAGCGGCCTGATCCCCGTGAGCGTCAACGCCGAACCCCGGGACCCGGCGATCCGGCTCCATCTGGTGACAGAGCAACCGGCCGCTCTGGCGGCGCCATCCCACAGCCGCAGCGCGCTCAAGAATGCCTTCGGCTTCGGTGGCCACAACATCTCGCTGGTGCTGCAGTCAGCCTGA
- a CDS encoding acyl carrier protein: protein MADSVNPTEPNDEPTKAQPSGEADGNPAVRRALSRAEILAGLTDILARIAGADPESITLDALIIDDVGVDSLGFYEILIEADETMGIKIEEKDLLTFKTVRDIVTYIEQRENARLDDLQL from the coding sequence TTGGCAGATTCCGTCAACCCAACAGAACCCAACGACGAACCCACCAAGGCTCAGCCGAGTGGTGAAGCCGATGGCAACCCTGCTGTTCGGCGGGCGCTGAGCCGCGCCGAAATCCTGGCCGGGCTGACGGACATTCTCGCCAGAATCGCCGGTGCCGACCCCGAATCCATCACACTCGATGCACTGATCATCGACGATGTTGGCGTGGATTCCCTCGGCTTCTATGAGATCTTGATCGAAGCCGACGAAACGATGGGCATCAAGATTGAAGAGAAGGATCTGCTCACCTTCAAGACGGTCCGCGACATCGTCACCTACATCGAGCAGCGTGAGAACGCGCGGCTCGACGACCTCCAGCTTTGA
- a CDS encoding GNAT family N-acyltransferase: MAHLRQDHAATATGHCRLSDQSPRLPDGKDEVLVQSQQPEQPMIPLSRVLIDDIKPFFFFSNYGLTLFLIPGNTFENFADEVGLLRELTYRQKLSGSGNNKDLDGRDPYYDHFVLVDDTTFALAGTARLQFVPTLRPGQEAPSTPSTHSSSTSYLEHVYPGIKNCLMARGSHLEIGRVAISPAFQRQPASLMTLFRGGLQAAIAAGYTAVYGLVSYNHFQYPGSVNDFFLRSLMLPPFRSPVAELPPARYPRAFRGDEQHADGACQTIQQLEAEAQKQLASFRLPVLLRQYINLMGARTHDISIAKDFNQITEILMTADLTKVPHRRLQHFVGFPHAPVYRKFPWFRGEDEDEVAKNTSNLTGPSPQERDDKLREQTLTAQSRPK, translated from the coding sequence ATGGCACACTTGCGGCAAGACCATGCGGCCACAGCCACCGGGCATTGCCGCCTCAGCGACCAGTCTCCACGTCTTCCTGACGGCAAGGACGAGGTTCTTGTTCAATCCCAGCAACCTGAGCAGCCGATGATCCCGCTGAGTCGCGTCCTGATTGATGATATCAAGCCTTTTTTCTTTTTTTCCAACTACGGCCTGACTCTCTTTCTCATCCCTGGCAATACGTTTGAGAACTTTGCGGATGAAGTGGGGCTGCTGCGCGAGCTCACCTACCGCCAGAAGCTCTCTGGATCGGGCAACAACAAGGATCTCGACGGTCGCGATCCCTACTACGATCACTTCGTGTTGGTTGACGACACCACCTTTGCCCTGGCAGGCACAGCGAGACTGCAGTTCGTCCCCACTCTGCGCCCTGGCCAGGAAGCACCCTCAACGCCCTCCACGCACAGCTCATCCACCTCGTACCTGGAACACGTCTATCCAGGGATCAAGAATTGCCTGATGGCCAGGGGCAGCCATCTGGAGATCGGACGTGTGGCCATCTCCCCGGCCTTCCAACGGCAGCCCGCTTCGTTGATGACCCTATTTCGAGGTGGTCTGCAAGCCGCCATCGCAGCTGGCTACACAGCTGTCTACGGACTCGTTTCCTACAACCATTTCCAGTACCCAGGAAGCGTCAATGATTTTTTTCTGCGCTCCCTGATGCTGCCCCCATTCAGGAGTCCCGTGGCCGAACTTCCCCCTGCCCGCTACCCACGGGCCTTCCGCGGCGACGAGCAGCATGCCGATGGAGCCTGCCAGACCATCCAGCAGCTGGAGGCAGAAGCGCAGAAGCAGCTGGCCTCCTTTCGGCTTCCGGTGCTGCTGCGGCAGTACATCAATCTGATGGGAGCGAGAACCCATGACATCTCGATTGCCAAGGATTTCAACCAGATCACTGAAATCCTGATGACTGCGGACCTCACCAAGGTCCCCCATCGAAGACTGCAGCACTTCGTGGGCTTTCCCCATGCACCGGTCTATCGAAAGTTTCCCTGGTTCCGTGGCGAGGATGAGGATGAGGTTGCGAAGAACACCAGCAACCTGACTGGACCATCCCCGCAAGAACGTGATGATAAACTAAGGGAGCAAACACTGACAGCCCAGTCCCGTCCGAAATAA